A window from Micromonospora terminaliae encodes these proteins:
- a CDS encoding MFS transporter encodes MTTRSERQGLLLVVVGACFLMVMMDNTILNVALQAIQRDLRADNSQLQWAVDSYILVYASLMFTAGVIADRWGRRRTLAVGLAVFALASAFSAFADSPDALILWRAVMGVGGAVVPPATLAIIKHAVPEDEHGKAMGIWAALGGLSVAFGPILGGALLERFWWGSVFLINVPVAVACLALLFVVARESRSTARFHLDLPGLLLSTAAIAAIVYGVIRAGEDNDWFAPASAGMVALGLVLTVVLILVERRTAHPVLDVSLFRSAPFAGGTTAVSLAFFALTGGTFLLVFYVQLVLGHTPLELGLILLPVAVGSVLSAVTSAGMVRRYGFRLTVSGGLVLLAVSFGGLLLATTTSPLWRLEASLLVAGLGMGFVMGATTTLAMSAVPTQKAGVGGAVNNTVRQVGAALGVAVMGSVLSMTYRDRAAEVLDVLPAGQRERAGDSLGATLFALGGGSPAGGAAGPETLALADRARDAFVGAMHVTLGVGIAVLLVGALLVLVWVPARLTPRPASPDLPLDSALTGETR; translated from the coding sequence ATGACGACGAGATCGGAACGTCAGGGCCTGCTGCTCGTGGTCGTCGGCGCCTGCTTCCTCATGGTGATGATGGACAACACCATCCTCAACGTGGCGTTGCAGGCCATCCAACGGGACCTGCGGGCCGACAACTCCCAGCTCCAGTGGGCGGTCGACTCCTACATCCTGGTCTACGCCTCGCTGATGTTCACGGCCGGCGTGATCGCGGACCGGTGGGGGCGGCGGCGTACCCTCGCGGTCGGACTTGCCGTTTTCGCCCTGGCCTCGGCGTTCTCGGCCTTCGCCGACAGCCCGGACGCGCTGATCCTCTGGCGTGCCGTGATGGGCGTCGGCGGCGCGGTCGTGCCTCCGGCCACCCTGGCCATCATCAAACACGCGGTGCCGGAGGACGAGCACGGCAAGGCCATGGGGATCTGGGCGGCGCTCGGCGGGCTGTCCGTGGCGTTCGGCCCGATCCTCGGCGGTGCGCTGCTGGAGCGGTTCTGGTGGGGCTCGGTCTTCCTGATCAACGTGCCGGTGGCGGTCGCCTGTCTGGCGCTGCTGTTCGTCGTGGCCCGGGAATCCCGGTCCACCGCCCGGTTCCACCTCGATCTGCCGGGCCTGCTGCTGTCCACCGCCGCGATCGCGGCGATCGTCTACGGGGTGATCCGGGCCGGCGAGGACAACGACTGGTTCGCGCCGGCCTCCGCCGGGATGGTGGCGCTCGGTCTCGTGCTGACCGTCGTGCTGATCCTGGTGGAACGGCGCACCGCGCACCCGGTGCTCGACGTGAGCCTGTTCCGCAGCGCGCCGTTCGCGGGCGGCACCACGGCCGTGTCGCTCGCCTTCTTCGCCCTCACCGGCGGCACGTTCCTGCTGGTCTTCTACGTGCAGCTGGTTCTCGGCCACACTCCGCTGGAGCTGGGCCTGATCCTGTTGCCGGTCGCGGTGGGCAGCGTGCTGTCCGCCGTGACGAGCGCGGGGATGGTGCGGCGCTACGGTTTCCGGCTCACCGTGAGCGGGGGCCTGGTGCTGCTGGCGGTGTCCTTCGGCGGCCTGCTCCTCGCCACCACGACGTCGCCGCTGTGGCGACTCGAGGCGAGTCTCCTGGTGGCCGGCCTCGGCATGGGCTTCGTCATGGGTGCCACGACCACGCTGGCGATGTCCGCGGTGCCCACCCAGAAGGCGGGCGTCGGCGGCGCGGTCAACAACACGGTCCGGCAGGTCGGTGCGGCGCTCGGTGTCGCCGTGATGGGCTCGGTGCTGTCGATGACCTACCGCGACCGGGCCGCCGAGGTCCTCGACGTGCTGCCGGCGGGGCAGCGCGAGCGGGCCGGGGATTCCCTCGGTGCCACGCTGTTCGCCCTCGGGGGCGGCTCCCCGGCGGGCGGTGCGGCCGGCCCGGAGACGCTGGCGCTGGCGGACCGCGCGCGGGATGCGTTCGTGGGGGCGATGCACGTGACCCTCGGGGTGGGCATCGCCGTGCTGCTCGTCGGTGCGCTGCTCGTGCTCGTCTGGGTTCCCGCGCGGCTCACGCCCCGGCCCGCATCGCCGGACCTGCCGCTGGACTCCGCGCTGACCGGGGAGACCCGATGA
- a CDS encoding SCP2 sterol-binding domain-containing protein gives MSVYPDSSTAYAVFGELFTILAADEEFTERLRDADLTLRLVHTKPDCVIHVTPDQVRFGDDAPEDASVIIKMSCDTAHRLWSGTLLMPAAVALGKVRIKGKVAKVLELVPILQPAFDRYPQLVAAQGLVDGAAK, from the coding sequence ATGTCCGTCTACCCAGACTCGTCCACCGCCTACGCGGTCTTCGGCGAGCTGTTCACGATTCTCGCCGCCGACGAGGAGTTCACCGAGCGGCTGCGGGACGCCGACCTGACCCTCCGCCTGGTGCACACCAAGCCGGACTGCGTCATCCACGTCACGCCGGACCAGGTCCGTTTCGGCGACGACGCTCCGGAGGACGCCTCCGTGATCATCAAAATGAGCTGCGACACCGCCCACCGGCTGTGGTCGGGCACCCTGCTGATGCCTGCGGCCGTCGCCCTCGGCAAGGTGCGCATCAAGGGCAAGGTGGCCAAGGTCCTCGAACTGGTGCCGATCCTGCAGCCCGCCTTCGACCGCTACCCGCAGCTCGTCGCGGCGCAGGGCCTGGTGGACGGGGCCGCGAAGTGA
- a CDS encoding ThiF family adenylyltransferase — protein MTGAVVDQDVCSPQAARALPPEEFQRIFVDRNRGVVDAADQARISAARILVAGCGSIGGAAVEPLVRLGFRSLALADLGTYELTNLNRQNATVDDLGRNKAAVAADRARAINPHVAVDVATDGVTEETLDALLAGVDVVIDGVDVTTRSGLAAKGLLHERARARGLPLMTGWDMSGTQYVRVYDYRREQRLFGGAVTRRQLDEMPLWELLARLVPARKVPRDLVGLIRRGLHRDEFTFPQLVQAADMFGVLAATLTVRLVTGRPVPSSATVDVHRLAMPSGERLWDRLRQPVEVAGLLLAMTRGARRRR, from the coding sequence ATGACCGGGGCTGTGGTCGACCAGGACGTCTGCTCGCCGCAGGCGGCGCGGGCCCTGCCGCCCGAGGAGTTCCAGCGCATCTTCGTCGACCGCAACCGGGGCGTCGTGGACGCCGCGGACCAGGCCCGGATCTCCGCCGCCCGGATCCTCGTGGCCGGCTGCGGGTCGATCGGCGGCGCCGCGGTGGAGCCGCTCGTCCGGCTCGGCTTCCGGTCCCTGGCGCTGGCCGACCTGGGCACCTACGAGCTGACGAACCTCAACCGGCAGAACGCCACGGTCGACGACCTGGGCCGCAACAAGGCCGCCGTGGCGGCCGACCGCGCCCGGGCGATCAACCCGCACGTGGCGGTCGACGTGGCCACGGACGGGGTCACCGAGGAGACGCTGGACGCGCTCCTCGCCGGCGTCGACGTGGTCATCGACGGCGTCGACGTCACCACCCGCTCGGGGCTCGCGGCGAAGGGACTGCTGCACGAGCGGGCCCGGGCCCGCGGCCTGCCGTTGATGACCGGGTGGGACATGTCGGGCACGCAGTATGTCCGGGTCTACGACTACCGGCGGGAGCAGCGGCTCTTCGGGGGTGCGGTGACCCGGCGGCAGCTCGACGAGATGCCGCTGTGGGAGCTGCTCGCCCGGCTGGTGCCGGCTCGCAAGGTGCCCCGGGACCTGGTCGGCCTGATCCGGCGCGGCCTGCACCGGGACGAGTTCACCTTCCCGCAGTTGGTGCAGGCGGCCGACATGTTCGGCGTCCTGGCGGCGACGCTCACGGTCCGCCTGGTGACCGGGCGGCCCGTGCCCTCGTCGGCGACGGTCGACGTCCACCGTCTCGCCATGCCGTCCGGCGAGCGGCTGTGGGACCGGCTCCGCCAACCGGTCGAGGTGGCCGGTCTGCTGCTCGCCATGACCCGCGGAGCCCGTCGCCGCCGCTGA